One Actinomycetota bacterium genomic window carries:
- a CDS encoding acyltransferase — protein MLDRLRFAFRHPAILYYQRCLRRKGVRCGPYVWIAARPDVALAGESSCSIDDGTFIPTPVQIRGNDRGRIVIGRNCSLDTLARLFAANDATLLLEEGVAVGPYNIINAFDDCTIGRNSMLGPYVNINCADHGMEMNGVPMRFQPGSYGPVVIEEDCWIGSHAIILKGVRVGAGAVVAAGAVVTRDVPPLAIVAGVPARVIGSRG, from the coding sequence ATGTTGGACCGCCTGCGCTTTGCCTTCCGTCACCCCGCCATCCTCTACTACCAGCGCTGCCTGCGCCGAAAAGGGGTGCGGTGCGGCCCCTATGTGTGGATCGCCGCGCGGCCGGACGTGGCCCTGGCGGGGGAATCTTCCTGCAGCATCGATGACGGCACCTTCATCCCCACCCCGGTGCAGATCAGGGGAAATGACCGCGGGCGCATCGTGATCGGCAGGAATTGCTCCCTGGACACCCTGGCCAGGCTCTTCGCGGCCAACGACGCCACCCTGCTGCTGGAGGAGGGCGTGGCCGTCGGACCCTACAATATCATCAACGCCTTCGATGACTGCACCATCGGCAGGAACTCCATGCTCGGGCCTTACGTGAACATCAACTGCGCCGACCATGGCATGGAGATGAACGGGGTGCCCATGCGCTTCCAGCCCGGGAGTTACGGCCCCGTGGTGATCGAGGAGGACTGCTGGATCGGGTCCCACGCCATCATCCTCAAGGGGGTGAGGGTGGGAGCGGGAGCGGTGGTGGCGGCGGGAGCGGTGGTGACGCGCGACGTGCCCCCCCTGGCCATCGTCGCCGGCGTGCCCGCCCGGGTCATCGGCAGCCGCGGCTGA
- a CDS encoding flavin reductase family protein, which produces MKRKRSPSTLFLPKPVALISAAHAGRDNVMTAAWVNVVCMEPPQVAVAVRESRFTHQLVQASGEFVVNVPSSDLWRAVDMCGMVSGRDQDKFALAGLSRGRAAEVGAPLVEECPLNIECRVSASLPLGSHTLFVGLVLAVHLEEECMGEKGNIDVEEFRPYVLNHREYWSMGRRLGAFGETASELEVIP; this is translated from the coding sequence TTGAAGAGGAAGCGAAGTCCCTCGACCCTGTTTCTTCCCAAGCCGGTGGCGCTGATCAGCGCGGCGCACGCGGGAAGGGACAACGTGATGACGGCGGCCTGGGTGAACGTGGTGTGCATGGAGCCGCCGCAGGTGGCGGTGGCGGTGCGGGAGAGCAGGTTCACCCACCAGCTCGTGCAGGCGAGCGGGGAGTTCGTGGTCAACGTGCCCTCGAGCGACCTGTGGCGCGCCGTGGACATGTGCGGGATGGTCTCGGGAAGGGACCAGGACAAGTTCGCCCTGGCGGGCCTTTCGCGCGGGCGCGCCGCCGAGGTGGGAGCACCGCTGGTGGAGGAGTGCCCCCTGAACATCGAGTGCCGGGTCTCCGCCTCCCTGCCCCTGGGCTCGCACACCCTCTTCGTGGGGCTGGTGCTCGCGGTGCACCTGGAGGAGGAGTGCATGGGAGAAAAAGGGAACATCGACGTGGAGGAGTTCCGGCCCTACGTCCTCAACCACCGCGAGTACTGGTCCATGGGCAGGCGCCTGGGCGCCTTCGGCGAGACGGCATCCGAGCTGGAGGTCATCCCCTGA
- a CDS encoding phenylacetate--CoA ligase family protein, whose protein sequence is MSVLYIPREDGTYEKVPVTPENTQRYIQSIPLYAQDDDPTFWSQERIRAMQDELFRRQMEWVWDGHDYYKRVFRENGIEPGDIQDLDDLEKLPLTYKKDYMAEPEEFKLKPSNPTLYDWIFDVTYTTGSTTGVPTPFWNTIHDAHGVWQMLFRGIKLGGFPPYARGINLFPLGPVPHIGFFRARDIGMMGLGTLSMYGCTGMTYPEFPVHRSMDYAIDLIEKGRAEVWLGIASFIRRLIMKAEEEGRDFSATKHIQALGEACPKGMRDDIRQRLMNMGAEDPFVSNSYGFTEMQGAMPECTDFSGCHNPAPNLYFFEVVDEQTGKRLPDGERGLLAITHLNRRGTVLLRYVIGDLGAITHETCPHCGRNVERSIIAVGSTYATRTSELVNLKGTLINPEILRDEVANTPGVKEYQIIFTKRDLADPYSPDELVVKISPAEGVDTAQLENEVVTRLITAVEMRARVEFVSMEEIYDPTVALKAYRVLDMRPKDL, encoded by the coding sequence ATGAGCGTCCTCTACATCCCCAGGGAAGACGGCACCTACGAAAAAGTCCCGGTGACGCCCGAGAACACGCAGCGCTACATCCAGAGCATCCCGCTATATGCCCAGGACGACGACCCCACCTTCTGGTCCCAAGAGCGCATCCGCGCCATGCAGGACGAGCTCTTCAGGCGCCAGATGGAGTGGGTGTGGGACGGCCACGATTACTACAAGCGCGTGTTCAGGGAGAACGGCATCGAGCCGGGGGACATCCAGGACCTCGACGACCTGGAAAAGCTCCCCCTCACCTACAAGAAGGACTACATGGCGGAGCCGGAAGAATTCAAACTCAAGCCCTCCAACCCCACCCTCTACGACTGGATATTCGACGTCACCTACACCACCGGCTCCACCACCGGGGTCCCCACCCCCTTCTGGAACACCATCCACGACGCCCACGGCGTCTGGCAGATGCTCTTCCGCGGTATCAAGCTAGGGGGCTTCCCGCCCTACGCCCGGGGGATCAACCTCTTCCCCCTGGGACCGGTGCCGCATATCGGTTTCTTCCGCGCTCGGGACATAGGCATGATGGGCTTGGGGACCTTGAGTATGTACGGCTGCACCGGCATGACCTACCCCGAGTTCCCCGTGCACCGGTCCATGGACTACGCCATCGACCTCATCGAGAAAGGCCGTGCCGAGGTCTGGCTGGGCATCGCCAGCTTCATCCGGCGCCTGATCATGAAGGCGGAGGAGGAGGGGCGCGACTTCTCCGCCACCAAGCATATCCAGGCCCTGGGCGAGGCCTGCCCCAAGGGCATGCGCGACGACATACGGCAGCGCCTGATGAACATGGGCGCCGAGGACCCCTTCGTCTCCAACTCCTACGGCTTCACCGAGATGCAGGGGGCCATGCCGGAGTGCACGGACTTCAGCGGATGCCACAACCCCGCGCCAAACCTCTATTTCTTCGAGGTGGTGGACGAGCAGACGGGAAAGAGGCTGCCCGACGGGGAGCGCGGCCTGCTCGCCATCACCCACCTCAACCGCCGCGGCACCGTGCTGCTGCGCTACGTAATCGGCGACCTGGGCGCTATCACCCACGAGACCTGTCCCCACTGCGGGCGCAACGTGGAGCGCTCCATCATCGCCGTGGGCAGCACCTACGCCACGCGCACCTCGGAGCTGGTGAACCTAAAGGGCACCCTCATCAATCCGGAGATCCTCCGGGACGAGGTGGCCAACACCCCGGGGGTCAAAGAATACCAGATCATCTTCACCAAGCGCGACCTCGCCGACCCCTACTCCCCGGACGAGCTGGTGGTGAAGATCTCCCCCGCGGAGGGCGTGGACACCGCGCAGCTCGAGAACGAGGTGGTCACCAGGCTCATCACCGCGGTGGAGATGCGCGCCAGGGTGGAGTTCGTGTCCATGGAGGAGATCTACGATCCCACCGTGGCCCTTAAGGCCTACCGCGTGCTGGACATGCGGCCCAAGGACCTCTGA
- a CDS encoding AAA family ATPase codes for MKITSLTMRNFRRFRQGRLELGEGINVVKGPNEAGKSTLMQAMLAALFWKADSGRREVRESVTWGESGGFVLELEGEAGGRDFRLVKDFAARSAHLVWGDLDTRDHARIEEAVREWLGLGSEAAYRSTAAIRQDEVAAIGAGRDELGRALHAAMTGSDGGAAAPEALGELQRELAELLRGMRGTAKNPGPLARVEAEIGEKEARSAELSGAARERLDARRRLEEIDGESAGIEARLETLAALISDSEERADIEEDIEDFHRRYRQLESAAALVAEDARLREQEEREFGGLRAVLESRRGELEELELKRAGIAEGVGVLQRRLQEARRARYRPWAPYLLLGGMTLILVGLAGIALSPYMLLASAAGAGLAAAALLPGRYLSFLRRGGELEAVREQMEELERRGAEVERELERMAAAAGCGTVRRFLEIKVAYLQLLARRKEIADKLEVLLPDGERAAVEEEARRLASEVSLRERRLRELRGRTVDGAGLQAYLRERDSLRARLSALREERIRLEVLLGEEDAEEELLRLEEELAYLRERRARLARRAAALELAVAWMEKASRETLSGTARRLEEMAGDYISRITDGRYQRVEMDEGSLGIAVWSREKGGPVPPEALSRGAVDQLYLAARLSLAEIICGERRPPLLLDDPFVTFDPRRLERAMGVMRDLARGWQAVIFTCGDHYDAYADRIVELEAAAT; via the coding sequence ATGAAGATCACCTCCCTGACCATGCGCAACTTCCGCCGCTTCCGCCAGGGGCGGCTGGAGCTGGGCGAGGGGATAAACGTGGTGAAAGGGCCGAACGAAGCGGGAAAATCGACCCTCATGCAGGCGATGCTGGCGGCGCTCTTCTGGAAGGCGGACTCCGGGCGCAGGGAGGTGCGCGAGAGCGTCACCTGGGGAGAGAGCGGCGGTTTCGTGCTGGAGCTCGAGGGCGAGGCCGGGGGCAGGGATTTCAGGCTGGTCAAGGATTTCGCGGCGAGGAGCGCTCACCTGGTATGGGGTGACCTCGATACCCGTGATCACGCGCGCATCGAGGAGGCGGTACGGGAATGGTTGGGCCTGGGGTCGGAGGCGGCCTACCGTTCCACCGCCGCCATCAGGCAGGACGAAGTGGCGGCCATCGGGGCGGGCAGGGACGAGCTGGGACGCGCCCTGCATGCCGCCATGACCGGGTCGGACGGCGGCGCGGCGGCCCCCGAGGCGCTGGGCGAACTGCAGCGGGAGCTTGCGGAGCTGTTGCGGGGGATGAGGGGTACGGCCAAGAACCCCGGGCCTCTGGCCCGGGTGGAGGCGGAGATCGGGGAGAAAGAGGCCAGGAGCGCGGAGCTTTCCGGGGCGGCGCGGGAGAGGCTCGACGCGCGGCGCCGCCTGGAGGAGATCGACGGGGAGAGCGCGGGCATAGAGGCCAGGCTGGAGACGCTGGCGGCCCTGATCTCGGACTCCGAGGAGCGGGCGGATATCGAGGAGGACATCGAGGACTTCCACCGCCGTTACCGGCAGCTGGAGTCCGCCGCCGCCCTGGTGGCCGAGGACGCGCGCCTGCGAGAGCAGGAGGAGAGGGAGTTCGGGGGGCTGCGCGCCGTGCTGGAGAGTAGGCGCGGCGAGCTGGAGGAGCTCGAGCTCAAGCGCGCGGGGATCGCCGAGGGCGTGGGAGTGCTGCAGAGACGCCTGCAGGAAGCGCGCCGGGCGCGCTACCGCCCCTGGGCGCCCTACCTCCTCCTGGGCGGCATGACCCTCATCCTGGTGGGTCTCGCCGGCATCGCCCTCTCGCCCTATATGCTGCTGGCCTCGGCGGCGGGTGCGGGGCTGGCGGCGGCGGCGCTCCTGCCCGGCCGCTACCTCTCCTTCTTGAGAAGGGGCGGAGAACTGGAGGCCGTCCGGGAGCAGATGGAGGAGCTGGAGAGGCGCGGCGCCGAGGTGGAGCGGGAGCTGGAGAGGATGGCCGCCGCGGCGGGCTGTGGCACCGTCCGGCGTTTCCTGGAGATAAAGGTCGCTTACCTGCAGCTGCTGGCCAGGCGCAAGGAGATAGCGGACAAGCTGGAGGTGCTGCTGCCCGACGGCGAGAGGGCTGCCGTGGAGGAAGAGGCGCGGCGCCTGGCCTCGGAGGTGAGCCTGCGGGAGAGGCGCCTCAGGGAGCTGCGCGGGCGCACCGTGGACGGCGCCGGCCTTCAGGCGTACCTGCGCGAGAGGGATTCCCTGCGGGCGAGGCTGTCCGCCCTCCGCGAGGAACGCATCCGCCTGGAGGTCCTGCTCGGGGAGGAGGACGCGGAGGAGGAGCTGCTGCGCCTGGAGGAGGAGCTGGCCTACCTGCGCGAACGCAGGGCGCGCCTGGCGCGGCGCGCGGCGGCGCTGGAGCTGGCCGTGGCGTGGATGGAAAAAGCTTCCAGAGAGACCCTTTCCGGCACGGCGCGTCGCCTGGAGGAGATGGCCGGGGATTACATCAGCCGCATAACCGACGGCCGCTACCAGCGGGTGGAGATGGACGAGGGCAGCCTGGGCATCGCGGTGTGGTCGCGGGAGAAGGGAGGTCCGGTCCCTCCGGAGGCCTTGAGTCGCGGCGCCGTCGACCAGCTCTACCTTGCGGCCAGGCTGTCCCTGGCGGAGATCATCTGCGGGGAACGGCGGCCGCCGCTGCTTCTGGACGACCCCTTCGTGACCTTCGATCCGCGCCGCCTGGAACGGGCCATGGGGGTGATGAGGGATCTCGCACGGGGCTGGCAGGCGGTCATCTTCACTTGCGGGGATCACTACGACGCGTACGCCGACCGTATCGTGGAGCTGGAAGCGGCGGCTACCTGA
- a CDS encoding PAS domain S-box protein, whose protein sequence is MQGDEDSRRDREEAGAGHARKGMPEAREGGLREGETPGRGRLRLVEEALDERLKELRYLHCLSRLESRPDLDLDALIQEAVEALPGAMRYPEVAGASLAIEEKRYVSPGFVRGPWNMSAAVRAWGEDIGSLEVSYREEVPDADEGPFLAEERALLDTVAERFGHIIEHRRFEEALRASEERYRDLVENAVDLIQSVTPEGRYFYVNPAWREALGYDMEEVANLTLADVIHPEDLAHCLEILKKVMAGERIRGASARFLRKDGSILWVEGNINPFLEGGRVTHTVGIFRDVTSHHAVEEAVRASERWFRSLIENSYDAVTVLDADGNIKYFSPSLERMTGYRPEEIAGKAAFEFIHPEDLPAVAALFSEKIREPYSSATAEYRYRHSDGSWRYLEAVGRNLLSDEAVRGIVVNYHDITERRRMEEALRESEERFRALASAAHDAIVTVNDLGEVTFWNAAAERMFGYAAHEVLGRDLHKLLIPPERKVDYHRDIAAFAVSGTGRMLGKTQELTGRRKDGSTFALELSLSALRIRGRWHAVGIARDISERREAEERLRAANRELEAFAHTLSHDIRGMISTAYGYARMLQRFCGDALDPERRSWLEEIVNSLSRMDRFTTSLLEYARAGVPEGAVTEMPMQEALETALRGLEAAFLRKGVELTVAEGLPSVRADATRLQQVLYNLLHNAVRHAGAAGTPRVEISASVQGEEVVVAVSDNGRGIPAEKLDIIFEPFVRLRGEGTAPGLGIGLSTVKRAVEGWGGRVWAESEPGRGSTFFFTVPAARAGA, encoded by the coding sequence ATGCAGGGCGATGAGGACAGCCGCCGCGATCGCGAGGAGGCCGGGGCGGGGCACGCGCGAAAAGGCATGCCCGAAGCCCGGGAAGGGGGACTTAGGGAAGGGGAGACCCCGGGACGGGGCAGGCTCCGCCTGGTGGAGGAGGCCCTCGACGAGCGCCTCAAGGAACTGCGCTATCTCCACTGTCTATCCCGGCTGGAGAGCAGGCCCGACCTCGATCTGGACGCGTTGATCCAGGAGGCGGTCGAAGCCCTCCCCGGTGCCATGCGCTACCCGGAGGTTGCGGGTGCCAGCCTGGCCATCGAGGAAAAGCGCTATGTCTCGCCCGGGTTCGTGCGGGGACCGTGGAATATGTCCGCCGCCGTCCGCGCCTGGGGCGAGGATATAGGTTCCCTGGAGGTCTCCTACCGCGAGGAAGTCCCCGACGCGGACGAGGGACCCTTCTTGGCCGAGGAGCGCGCCCTCCTGGATACCGTGGCCGAGAGGTTCGGGCACATCATAGAGCACCGCCGTTTCGAGGAGGCGCTGCGGGCCTCGGAGGAGCGCTACCGGGACCTGGTGGAGAACGCCGTGGACCTCATCCAGAGCGTGACGCCCGAGGGCCGTTACTTCTACGTCAACCCGGCGTGGAGAGAGGCCCTGGGTTACGATATGGAAGAGGTTGCCAACCTCACCCTCGCCGACGTCATCCACCCCGAGGACCTCGCCCATTGCCTGGAGATCCTCAAGAAGGTGATGGCGGGAGAGAGGATACGGGGGGCAAGTGCGAGGTTCCTGCGCAAAGACGGCAGCATCCTGTGGGTGGAGGGCAACATCAACCCCTTCCTGGAAGGCGGCCGCGTCACTCACACGGTGGGCATCTTCCGCGACGTCACCTCGCACCATGCAGTGGAGGAGGCGGTGAGGGCCTCGGAGCGCTGGTTCCGTTCCCTCATCGAGAACTCATACGACGCGGTGACGGTGCTCGACGCCGACGGCAACATAAAATATTTCAGCCCCTCCCTGGAGCGCATGACGGGGTACCGCCCTGAGGAGATCGCCGGGAAGGCGGCTTTCGAGTTCATACATCCCGAGGACCTGCCGGCGGTGGCCGCGCTCTTCTCCGAGAAGATACGCGAGCCCTATTCCTCAGCCACCGCCGAGTACCGCTACCGGCACTCGGACGGGTCATGGCGCTACCTGGAGGCGGTGGGCCGCAACCTCCTCTCCGACGAGGCGGTGCGGGGCATAGTGGTGAACTACCACGACATCACGGAGCGCCGCCGGATGGAGGAGGCGCTGCGCGAGAGCGAAGAGCGTTTCCGGGCCCTGGCCTCCGCCGCCCACGACGCCATCGTCACGGTCAACGACCTGGGGGAGGTCACCTTCTGGAACGCCGCCGCCGAGAGGATGTTCGGATACGCGGCGCACGAGGTGCTGGGGCGCGACCTCCACAAGCTCCTCATCCCGCCTGAGAGGAAGGTGGACTATCACCGCGACATCGCCGCCTTCGCGGTGAGCGGAACCGGACGCATGCTGGGAAAAACCCAAGAACTCACGGGCAGGCGCAAGGACGGGAGCACCTTCGCCCTGGAACTCTCGCTGTCCGCCCTGCGTATCCGGGGGCGCTGGCACGCCGTGGGCATAGCCCGCGACATCAGCGAGCGCAGGGAGGCGGAGGAGAGGCTGCGCGCCGCGAACCGCGAGCTGGAGGCTTTCGCCCACACCCTCTCCCACGACATCCGGGGTATGATCTCCACGGCATACGGTTACGCACGCATGCTGCAGCGTTTCTGCGGCGACGCCCTCGACCCCGAGAGGCGTTCCTGGCTGGAGGAGATCGTCAACTCCCTCTCCCGTATGGACCGTTTCACCACCTCCCTGCTGGAATATGCCCGGGCCGGGGTCCCGGAGGGAGCGGTCACCGAAATGCCCATGCAGGAGGCGCTGGAAACAGCGCTGCGCGGGCTGGAGGCCGCGTTCCTGAGGAAGGGGGTCGAGCTGACCGTCGCTGAAGGCCTTCCCTCCGTGCGGGCGGACGCAACCAGGCTGCAGCAGGTCCTCTACAACCTGCTGCACAACGCCGTCAGGCACGCCGGCGCCGCGGGCACGCCGCGCGTCGAGATATCCGCCTCCGTGCAGGGGGAAGAGGTGGTGGTGGCGGTCAGCGACAACGGCCGGGGGATCCCGGCGGAGAAACTGGACATCATCTTCGAGCCCTTCGTGCGCCTGCGCGGCGAAGGCACCGCTCCGGGGCTGGGCATCGGCCTCTCAACCGTGAAGCGGGCGGTGGAAGGATGGGGCGGAAGGGTGTGGGCGGAATCGGAGCCGGGCAGGGGCTCCACCTTCTTCTTCACCGTGCCCGCGGCCCGGGCCGGGGCATGA
- a CDS encoding M28 family peptidase translates to MVRRTVCAVLAAFLLLAFPSCGRLAASAFALPSGDGTCGEASSSGSPTWYFAEGYTGEGFQEYLVVFNPSEEATSLRATPLFNHSLLSASRPAQQPPAGDGEPRSAGGERGEAIALELPGETRVTLDVNSLVGPNREVSFLLEAERPVVAERPMYFTYRGIWKGCTVTGGSASLSSIWYFAEGCTRRGFETWVLLANPGEAAARATVRLILEDGSAAPVPVELPPLSRRTLFINQAVGEGHDVAVRVEADTGICAERVMYFLYHDRWPGGHASSGLDRPRRTYLFPEGYTGAGFEEWLTLYAPAGNAGNGGTRITMNCLFEGGEERAFEVCIEPERRHTLNLNQLLGEGKNVSLELRAEEPFLAERPMYFNYRGVCRGGHVSKGVGEASERWFLAEGTTLPGFRTYLCIMNPNLEDAEVEVEYHYGTATYTETTPVRSRARLTLEVKALPLPRDAGAGAGDHRDVSIEVRSSLPVAVERPMYHPGASFEVANAMDHIRHLSEVIGQRVEGTPGEASAAEYLAGVLREYGYSPVIQEVPLPNGGITRNIIAELTSPVSPDSTGVLFVGAHYDTKAGTGSPGANDNASGTAVVLELARCFMEEPPADGVALRFIFFGGEERLVDNTDLHHFGSRYYVQNLSPWEREHAIGAVVVDMVGVGEQLYARTMGIGPMDLCNRLMSHARSAGISLSYLVSGSYSDHEPFEAAGMAAVWLEYKDDPWYHTPRDSYDKIDPAHIENTGRLLESFMRSRLVRGD, encoded by the coding sequence ATGGTGAGGCGCACGGTCTGCGCGGTCCTGGCGGCGTTCCTCCTCCTCGCCTTCCCGTCATGTGGACGGCTTGCCGCCTCCGCGTTCGCCCTCCCCTCCGGGGACGGCACCTGCGGCGAGGCGAGCTCGAGCGGCTCCCCCACCTGGTATTTCGCCGAGGGCTATACCGGCGAGGGGTTCCAGGAATACCTGGTCGTATTCAACCCCTCGGAAGAGGCGACCTCCCTCAGGGCGACCCCTCTCTTCAACCACTCGCTGTTGTCCGCCTCCCGCCCCGCCCAACAGCCCCCTGCCGGCGACGGGGAGCCGCGCTCCGCGGGAGGCGAACGGGGCGAGGCGATCGCCCTGGAGCTGCCTGGCGAAACCCGCGTCACCCTGGACGTCAATTCCCTGGTGGGCCCGAACCGGGAGGTGTCCTTTCTCCTGGAGGCGGAAAGACCCGTGGTCGCCGAGAGGCCGATGTACTTCACCTACCGCGGGATCTGGAAGGGCTGCACGGTGACGGGCGGCTCGGCATCTCTTTCCAGCATATGGTATTTCGCCGAGGGCTGCACGCGACGGGGCTTCGAGACTTGGGTACTCCTCGCCAATCCCGGTGAGGCGGCGGCTCGGGCCACGGTGCGGCTCATCCTCGAGGACGGTTCCGCGGCCCCCGTCCCCGTGGAGCTGCCGCCCCTCTCGCGGCGCACGCTTTTCATCAACCAGGCCGTCGGGGAAGGGCACGACGTGGCGGTCCGCGTGGAGGCGGACACCGGTATCTGCGCCGAACGGGTGATGTACTTCCTCTACCACGACAGGTGGCCGGGGGGACACGCCTCCAGCGGGCTGGACCGGCCGCGCAGGACCTACCTCTTTCCCGAGGGATACACGGGGGCGGGCTTCGAGGAATGGCTGACGCTGTATGCTCCGGCCGGTAATGCGGGGAACGGCGGCACCCGCATCACCATGAACTGCCTCTTCGAGGGCGGGGAGGAGCGCGCTTTCGAGGTGTGCATCGAACCCGAGCGGCGCCATACCCTGAACCTGAACCAGCTCCTGGGGGAGGGGAAGAACGTGTCCCTGGAGCTGCGGGCGGAGGAGCCCTTCTTGGCCGAGCGCCCGATGTATTTCAACTACCGGGGCGTATGCCGGGGAGGGCACGTGTCCAAGGGGGTGGGGGAGGCTTCGGAGCGCTGGTTCCTCGCAGAGGGCACCACGCTTCCCGGTTTCCGCACCTATCTCTGCATCATGAACCCCAACCTCGAGGACGCCGAGGTGGAGGTGGAATACCACTACGGCACGGCGACATACACCGAGACGACCCCGGTCCGGAGCCGTGCCCGCCTCACCCTGGAGGTGAAAGCCCTCCCGCTGCCGCGGGATGCGGGCGCGGGTGCCGGCGATCACCGGGACGTCTCCATAGAGGTCCGTTCCTCCCTGCCCGTCGCCGTGGAGAGGCCCATGTACCATCCCGGTGCATCCTTCGAGGTCGCCAACGCCATGGACCACATCCGCCACCTCAGCGAGGTCATAGGGCAGCGCGTGGAGGGCACGCCGGGAGAGGCTTCCGCTGCCGAATACCTAGCCGGGGTCCTCCGGGAATACGGTTACTCCCCCGTCATCCAGGAAGTGCCCCTCCCCAACGGAGGCATCACCCGCAACATCATCGCGGAGCTGACGTCCCCGGTAAGCCCGGACAGCACGGGGGTCCTATTCGTGGGAGCTCATTACGACACCAAGGCGGGGACCGGCAGCCCGGGCGCCAACGACAACGCCTCGGGCACGGCGGTGGTGCTGGAGCTGGCGCGCTGCTTCATGGAGGAGCCTCCGGCGGACGGCGTCGCCCTCCGGTTCATCTTCTTCGGAGGAGAGGAGCGTCTCGTGGACAACACCGACCTCCATCATTTCGGCTCCCGGTATTACGTGCAGAACCTCTCGCCCTGGGAGAGGGAACACGCCATAGGCGCCGTGGTCGTGGACATGGTAGGCGTGGGAGAGCAGCTCTATGCCCGTACCATGGGCATCGGCCCCATGGACCTCTGCAACCGGCTCATGTCCCATGCCCGGAGCGCGGGGATATCTCTCTCCTACCTCGTGAGCGGCTCCTACTCCGACCACGAGCCCTTCGAGGCGGCAGGCATGGCCGCGGTATGGCTGGAATACAAGGACGATCCCTGGTATCACACCCCGAGGGACAGTTACGACAAGATCGACCCCGCCCACATCGAGAACACCGGTCGCCTCCTGGAGAGCTTCATGCGCTCGCGGCTCGTACGCGGAGACTAG